The following are encoded in a window of Candidatus Aminicenantes bacterium genomic DNA:
- a CDS encoding hydrogenase iron-sulfur subunit: protein MSDFKPRIVAFVCNWCTYAGADLTGTSRMKYSPQVTIIRFPCTGRIDFMLLLKAFANGADGIIVSGCHPNDCHYSSGNFHARRRWIVFRALLDFLGIDVRRVQFSWVSAAEGAKWAQLVNATSESIRQLGPFSGFHRLRGLGVE from the coding sequence ATGTCTGATTTCAAGCCCAGGATCGTGGCCTTCGTCTGCAACTGGTGCACCTACGCCGGCGCCGACCTGACCGGGACCAGCCGCATGAAGTATTCGCCCCAGGTGACCATCATCCGCTTCCCCTGCACCGGGCGCATCGATTTCATGCTGCTGCTGAAGGCCTTCGCCAACGGCGCCGACGGCATCATCGTTTCCGGCTGCCATCCCAACGACTGCCATTACAGCAGCGGCAATTTTCATGCCCGCCGGCGCTGGATCGTCTTCCGCGCCCTGCTCGATTTTCTCGGCATCGATGTCCGCCGGGTGCAGTTCTCCTGGGTGTCGGCCGCCGAGGGCGCCAAGTGGGCGCAACTGGTCAACGCCACCTCGGAAAGCATCCGCCAGCTGGGGCCGTTCAGCGGCTTCCACCGGCTGCGCGGCCTGGGCGTGGAGTAG